A single genomic interval of Adhaeribacter pallidiroseus harbors:
- a CDS encoding DUF547 domain-containing protein, with translation MSKVALFVFLIFAGFNLSAQNTLPTFTAEADAFLKKFVVAGKVDYAAVKKEAKSIQSLSDKIGSIDLAEASDNSKKAFYINAYNLLVIQAVTNGYPLQTVMDKPGFFDKTLHLVAGEKLTLNNLEKKKLLEPYRDARLHFVLVCAALSCPPLADFAYTPDQMDTQLNTRTQLALNNPTFIRVNTPKQQVLISKIFDWYQADFLKNNQTVLHFINAYRSNKIPENYQLGFYEYDWNLNKK, from the coding sequence CGTTGCCCACTTTTACCGCCGAAGCCGATGCTTTTTTAAAAAAATTTGTAGTAGCTGGTAAAGTAGATTATGCCGCTGTTAAAAAAGAAGCGAAAAGTATTCAGTCTTTATCCGACAAAATTGGTAGTATAGACTTGGCTGAAGCTTCGGATAACAGTAAAAAAGCTTTTTATATAAATGCCTATAATCTGCTGGTGATACAGGCGGTTACTAATGGGTACCCCTTGCAAACCGTAATGGATAAGCCCGGCTTTTTTGATAAAACCTTACACCTGGTAGCCGGCGAGAAATTAACTCTAAATAACCTAGAAAAGAAAAAACTACTGGAACCTTACCGCGACGCCCGCCTGCATTTTGTACTGGTTTGTGCCGCCCTAAGTTGCCCGCCGCTCGCTGACTTTGCTTATACCCCTGACCAGATGGATACGCAACTAAATACCCGCACCCAGCTGGCTCTGAACAATCCGACCTTTATCCGGGTTAATACTCCGAAGCAACAAGTGCTGATTTCTAAAATTTTTGATTGGTACCAAGCCGATTTTTTAAAAAATAATCAAACGGTGCTCCATTTTATTAATGCGTACCGCAGCAACAAAATACCGGAAAATTACCAGCTTGGCTTTTACGAATACGACTGGAATTTAAACAAAAAGTAA